In Perca flavescens isolate YP-PL-M2 chromosome 7, PFLA_1.0, whole genome shotgun sequence, the following proteins share a genomic window:
- the LOC114559207 gene encoding natural resistance-associated macrophage protein 2 isoform X1, with amino-acid sequence MSFLRSVRAPPPENIHISSLPPSVPTDQEPGPTGGLAGDVEREKAAIQTTHTHRVSSVFLQKQNNEPVSSTYFEQRVPVPEEGGQRAFSLRKLWAFTGPGFLMSIAYLDPGNIESDLQSGAKAGFKLLWVLLAATIIGLLLQRLAARLGVVTGMHLAEVCNRQYHTVPRIILWLMVELAIIGSDMQEVIGCAIAFNLLSSGRIPLWGGVLITIIDTFVFLFLDKYGLRKLEAFFGLLITIMAITFGYEYVTVSPDQGQLLKGMFVPYCEGCGPVQLAQAVGIVGAVIMPHNIYLHSALVKSREVDRSNKEEVKEANKYFFIESTVALFVSFLINVFVVAVFAEAFYGRTNQEVYSVCNQTGSPHLDIFPLNNQTLEVNLYKGGVVLGCFFGPAALYIWAVGILAAGQSSTMTGTYSGQFVMEGFLNLRWSRFARVLLTRSMAITPTLLVAIFQDVQHLTGMNDFLNVLQSMQLPFALIPILTFTSLPSLMNEFANGLVFKIGGGLVILIVCAINMYFVVVYVTELDSVWLYVLAAFLYIAYLLFVGYLVWLCLIALGVSCLDPTSSRGNDTSILMEQQPEFDS; translated from the exons ATGTCATTTCTGCGGTCAG TCAGAGCCCCCCCTCCTGAGAACATCCACATCTCCTCTCTGCCTCCCAGTGTTCCCACAGATCAGGAGCCAGGACCGACTGGAGGACTGG CCGGTGACGTGGAGCGAGAGAAGGCAGCGAttcagaccacacacacacacagagtgtccTCTGTCTTCCTCCAGAAACAGAATAATGAACCAGTTTCTAGTACTTACTTTGAACAGAGGGTCCCTGTTCCTGAGGAGGGCGGCCAG AGGGCGTTCAGTCTCCGTAAGCTGTGGGCCTTCACCGGGCCGGGATTTCTGATGAGCATCGCCTACCTGGACCCAGGTAACATTGAGTCCGACCTGCAGTCTGGTGCTAAAGCTGGCTTCAAG CTCCTCTGGGTGCTGCTGGCAGCCACCATCATCGGCCTGCTGCTGCAGCGGCTGGCGGCGCGGCTCGGCGTCGTCACGGGGATGCACCTGGCCGAAGTCTGCAACCGCCAGTACCACACG GTGCCTCGTATCATCCTGTGGTTGATGGTGGAGCTGGCCATCATCGGCTCAGACATGCAGGAAGTCATCGGTTGTGCCATCGCTTTCAACCTGCTCTCCTCCGGCAG gatCCCTTTGTGGGGTGGCGTCCTCATCACCATCATCGACACGTTTGTCTTCCTCTTCTTAGACAAATACG GCCTCAGGAAGCTGGAAGCCTTCTTTGGTCTGCTCATCACCATCATGGCCATCACCTTTGGATATGAG TATGTGACAGTGAGTCCAGACCAGGGCCAGCTGCTGAAGGGGATGTTCGTGCCGTACTGCGAGGGCTGCGGCCCCGTTCAGCTGGCTCAGGCCGTCGGCATCGTGGGAGCCGTCATCATGCCTCACAACATTTACCTCCACTCTGCTCTCGTCAAG TCTCGAGAAGTGGATAGGTCGAACAAGGAAGAAGTGAAAGAGGCCAACAAATATTTCTTCATCGAGTCGACCGTCGCGCTGTTCGTCTCTTTCCTCATCAACGTGTTTGTGGTGGCTGTTTTCGCCGAGGCTTTCTACGGACGCACCAACCAAGAGGTG TACAGTGTCTGCAATCAAACAGGAAGTCCTCATTTAGACATATTCCCTCTGAACAATCAAACTCTGGAGGTGAACCTCTATAAAGGG GGAGTGGTGCTCGGCTGTTTCTTCGGCCCGGCAGCGCTTTACATCTGGGCCGTAGGGATCCTTGCAGCTGGTCAGAGCTCCACCATGACCGGAACGTACTCCGGCCAGTTTGTCATGGAG GGTTTCTTGAACCTGCGCTGGTCGCGTTTTGCTCGGGTGTTGTTGACCCGCTCCATGGCCATCACTCCCACCCTGCTGGTGGCCATCTTCCAGGACGTGCAGCACCTGACGGGCATGAACGACTTCCTCAACGTGCTGCAGAGCATGCAG TTGCCATTTGCCCTCATTCCCATCCTCACTTTCACCAGTTTGCCATCTCTCATGAATGAGTTTGCCAACGGATT AGTGTTTAAGATCGGAGGAGGACTGGTGATCTTGATCGTGTGTGCCATCAACATGTACTTTGTCGTGGTCTATGTGACGGAACTCGACAGCGTGTGGCTGTATGTGCTGGCAGCGTTCCTCTACATAGCATACCTGTTATTTGTTGGATATTTG
- the LOC114559207 gene encoding natural resistance-associated macrophage protein 2 isoform X2, with product MSFLRSVRAPPPENIHISSLPPSVPTDQEPGPTGGLAGDVEREKAAIQTTHTHRVSSVFLQKQNNEPVSSTYFEQRVPVPEEGGQRAFSLRKLWAFTGPGFLMSIAYLDPGNIESDLQSGAKAGFKLLWVLLAATIIGLLLQRLAARLGVVTGMHLAEVCNRQYHTVPRIILWLMVELAIIGSDMQEVIGCAIAFNLLSSGRIPLWGGVLITIIDTFVFLFLDKYGLRKLEAFFGLLITIMAITFGYEYVTVSPDQGQLLKGMFVPYCEGCGPVQLAQAVGIVGAVIMPHNIYLHSALVKSREVDRSNKEEVKEANKYFFIESTVALFVSFLINVFVVAVFAEAFYGRTNQEVYSVCNQTGSPHLDIFPLNNQTLEVNLYKGGVVLGCFFGPAALYIWAVGILAAGQSSTMTGTYSGQFVMEGFLNLRWSRFARVLLTRSMAITPTLLVAIFQDVQHLTGMNDFLNVLQSMQSV from the exons ATGTCATTTCTGCGGTCAG TCAGAGCCCCCCCTCCTGAGAACATCCACATCTCCTCTCTGCCTCCCAGTGTTCCCACAGATCAGGAGCCAGGACCGACTGGAGGACTGG CCGGTGACGTGGAGCGAGAGAAGGCAGCGAttcagaccacacacacacacagagtgtccTCTGTCTTCCTCCAGAAACAGAATAATGAACCAGTTTCTAGTACTTACTTTGAACAGAGGGTCCCTGTTCCTGAGGAGGGCGGCCAG AGGGCGTTCAGTCTCCGTAAGCTGTGGGCCTTCACCGGGCCGGGATTTCTGATGAGCATCGCCTACCTGGACCCAGGTAACATTGAGTCCGACCTGCAGTCTGGTGCTAAAGCTGGCTTCAAG CTCCTCTGGGTGCTGCTGGCAGCCACCATCATCGGCCTGCTGCTGCAGCGGCTGGCGGCGCGGCTCGGCGTCGTCACGGGGATGCACCTGGCCGAAGTCTGCAACCGCCAGTACCACACG GTGCCTCGTATCATCCTGTGGTTGATGGTGGAGCTGGCCATCATCGGCTCAGACATGCAGGAAGTCATCGGTTGTGCCATCGCTTTCAACCTGCTCTCCTCCGGCAG gatCCCTTTGTGGGGTGGCGTCCTCATCACCATCATCGACACGTTTGTCTTCCTCTTCTTAGACAAATACG GCCTCAGGAAGCTGGAAGCCTTCTTTGGTCTGCTCATCACCATCATGGCCATCACCTTTGGATATGAG TATGTGACAGTGAGTCCAGACCAGGGCCAGCTGCTGAAGGGGATGTTCGTGCCGTACTGCGAGGGCTGCGGCCCCGTTCAGCTGGCTCAGGCCGTCGGCATCGTGGGAGCCGTCATCATGCCTCACAACATTTACCTCCACTCTGCTCTCGTCAAG TCTCGAGAAGTGGATAGGTCGAACAAGGAAGAAGTGAAAGAGGCCAACAAATATTTCTTCATCGAGTCGACCGTCGCGCTGTTCGTCTCTTTCCTCATCAACGTGTTTGTGGTGGCTGTTTTCGCCGAGGCTTTCTACGGACGCACCAACCAAGAGGTG TACAGTGTCTGCAATCAAACAGGAAGTCCTCATTTAGACATATTCCCTCTGAACAATCAAACTCTGGAGGTGAACCTCTATAAAGGG GGAGTGGTGCTCGGCTGTTTCTTCGGCCCGGCAGCGCTTTACATCTGGGCCGTAGGGATCCTTGCAGCTGGTCAGAGCTCCACCATGACCGGAACGTACTCCGGCCAGTTTGTCATGGAG GGTTTCTTGAACCTGCGCTGGTCGCGTTTTGCTCGGGTGTTGTTGACCCGCTCCATGGCCATCACTCCCACCCTGCTGGTGGCCATCTTCCAGGACGTGCAGCACCTGACGGGCATGAACGACTTCCTCAACGTGCTGCAGAGCATGCAG AGTGTTTAA